A single genomic interval of Bacillota bacterium harbors:
- a CDS encoding TldD/PmbA family protein: MLTKADLEEILQVARRGGNFAEIFLEKKETTKIGCEAGKIERVISGSEQGAGIRVLRGEHTAYGYTNALDKESLIALARRVGSAARENPDTRVSLATRNSQLALPVDQRPDEAEIDKKTALVWAADRAAREVNEELVRQVTVNYGDAIQQVTIANTEGTYVEDERIRCRLAVNVVAAEGDVIQTGFEAAGGTRGLELFETEAPWELGLKAARRALLMLNARRAPAGRMAVVLAGEAGGTMIHEACGHGLEADLVQKRLSVYAGKKGEQVASELVTVIDDGTLEGKYGSFRFDDEGNPARRTVLIERGILQNFMYDYLTAARDQELPTGNGRRESFQHKPIPRMSNTYLVPGDASPNEIIRETKTGLLVRRMGGGQVNTTNGDFVFEVAEGYVIKDGEVSMPIRGATLTGNGPEVLKQIDMVGRDLGFAIGTCGKDGQGVPVSDAQPTIRIPELIVGGILEEEGERD, encoded by the coding sequence ATGCTTACGAAGGCGGATCTTGAAGAGATTTTACAGGTTGCCCGGAGGGGTGGAAATTTCGCGGAAATTTTTCTCGAGAAAAAGGAAACGACTAAAATCGGCTGTGAGGCGGGAAAAATTGAAAGGGTGATTTCGGGTTCCGAGCAGGGTGCGGGGATCAGGGTCCTGCGCGGGGAACATACTGCTTACGGTTATACCAACGCCCTCGATAAAGAGAGTTTAATCGCGCTTGCCCGCCGGGTGGGAAGTGCAGCGCGGGAAAACCCGGACACCCGGGTGAGCCTGGCAACCCGGAATTCTCAACTTGCTCTTCCCGTTGACCAGCGCCCGGACGAAGCAGAGATTGACAAGAAAACCGCCCTCGTCTGGGCGGCCGACCGGGCGGCGCGGGAAGTTAACGAGGAACTGGTGCGTCAGGTTACCGTAAACTACGGGGATGCGATTCAGCAGGTAACAATCGCGAACACCGAAGGAACATACGTAGAAGACGAACGCATTCGGTGCCGGCTTGCCGTAAATGTGGTTGCCGCCGAGGGGGATGTCATCCAAACCGGTTTTGAAGCGGCCGGGGGAACCCGGGGCCTGGAACTCTTCGAGACGGAGGCGCCCTGGGAACTCGGGCTCAAGGCGGCACGGCGCGCTCTTTTGATGCTGAATGCCCGGCGTGCCCCGGCGGGGCGTATGGCGGTGGTCCTGGCCGGTGAAGCCGGCGGCACCATGATTCACGAAGCCTGCGGGCACGGGTTAGAGGCCGATCTCGTCCAGAAGCGGCTCTCTGTTTATGCCGGAAAGAAGGGGGAGCAGGTCGCCTCGGAACTGGTAACGGTGATAGATGACGGGACCCTCGAAGGAAAATACGGCTCGTTTCGTTTCGATGACGAGGGGAACCCGGCAAGGCGTACGGTTTTGATCGAACGAGGGATTCTCCAGAACTTTATGTACGATTATCTTACGGCCGCCAGGGACCAGGAACTACCTACCGGAAATGGGCGCCGGGAATCTTTTCAACATAAACCGATTCCAAGGATGTCCAATACCTATCTGGTCCCCGGTGACGCTTCCCCAAATGAAATTATCAGGGAGACGAAGACGGGATTGCTCGTCCGGAGGATGGGGGGCGGGCAGGTTAATACAACCAACGGCGACTTCGTTTTTGAGGTTGCCGAGGGTTATGTAATTAAGGATGGAGAGGTTAGTATGCCCATCCGGGGGGCTACCCTGACGGGAAACGGGCCTGAAGTGCTGAAACAGATTGACATGGTGGGGCGCGATCTGGGGTTTGCCATTGGAACCTGCGGGAAAGACGGGCAGGGAGTGCCGGTTTCGGATGCCCAGCCGACGATCAGGATTCCGGAACTGATCGTGGGAGGAATTCTGGAAGAAGAGGGTGAGCGGGATTGA
- a CDS encoding TldD/PmbA family protein, with protein MRETAKRDERELVAAVVDVARKGGAEMAEAYFARGEELVVEVRQGEVETLKIAREEGIGVRVIRAGRLGFAFTSNLNWPAVKKTINDALANVRTASEDPYHSLPDPPAAYPDLNLEDPTLRDIPLAEKIEKAREIERAGHAFDSRIKLTERATYEEAHYQVTIANSRGLLASYRGSFCGGYAVLVAAANGEQETGFGLQFTRKFKELDPGKIGREAASKAISLLGARRLETKRVPVVFDPYVVTNFLGIIASALTAEAVQKGRSLFAGKVGKTVAAKGVTVVDDATLPGGLLSAPFDGEGVPAQHTVLIKEGQLQGFLHNTYTAAKDGVASTGNAARGSYKSPPELGSTNFYLTPGESAPEEIIKGTSQGLYLAEVMGMHTANPISGDFSVGAAGIWIEHGELTKPVRGMVIAGNILELLETVDAVGNDLRFFIGKGAPTIRVTGLTVSGK; from the coding sequence TTGAGGGAAACGGCAAAGCGGGATGAGCGAGAACTGGTTGCGGCCGTTGTAGACGTAGCAAGAAAAGGCGGGGCCGAAATGGCTGAGGCCTATTTTGCCCGGGGTGAAGAACTGGTTGTTGAAGTCAGGCAGGGGGAAGTTGAAACCTTAAAAATTGCTCGGGAGGAAGGGATCGGAGTCCGGGTCATCCGCGCAGGTCGTTTAGGTTTTGCCTTCACTTCCAACTTAAATTGGCCCGCGGTCAAAAAAACTATTAACGATGCCCTTGCAAATGTTCGGACTGCAAGCGAGGATCCCTACCACTCCCTCCCCGACCCGCCTGCGGCTTACCCTGACCTAAATTTAGAAGATCCTACCCTGAGGGATATACCCCTTGCAGAAAAAATAGAAAAAGCGCGGGAGATCGAAAGGGCGGGGCATGCCTTCGACTCTCGCATCAAGCTTACCGAGCGTGCCACCTACGAAGAAGCCCATTACCAGGTTACCATCGCCAATTCCCGGGGCCTGCTGGCCTCCTACCGGGGGTCCTTTTGCGGGGGTTATGCTGTGCTGGTGGCTGCAGCAAACGGGGAACAGGAGACGGGTTTTGGTCTCCAGTTTACCCGGAAATTTAAGGAACTGGATCCCGGGAAAATCGGGCGGGAGGCTGCTTCCAAGGCGATCAGCTTGTTAGGGGCGCGCCGCCTGGAGACGAAAAGGGTGCCCGTTGTATTTGACCCTTATGTGGTTACAAATTTTCTTGGAATAATTGCTTCCGCCCTCACGGCAGAAGCCGTACAAAAGGGACGATCTCTATTTGCAGGGAAAGTAGGAAAAACCGTGGCTGCAAAGGGAGTTACGGTTGTAGATGACGCAACACTCCCCGGGGGGCTGCTGAGCGCTCCCTTTGACGGGGAAGGGGTTCCGGCGCAGCATACTGTTCTCATAAAAGAGGGGCAACTGCAGGGTTTTCTCCATAATACTTATACGGCAGCGAAAGACGGGGTGGCTTCGACGGGCAATGCGGCGCGGGGATCGTATAAATCACCCCCCGAGTTAGGAAGCACAAATTTTTATTTAACACCGGGAGAGTCAGCGCCGGAGGAAATAATCAAGGGCACCTCACAGGGCCTTTACCTGGCTGAGGTGATGGGAATGCACACGGCAAACCCAATTTCGGGGGACTTTTCAGTGGGAGCGGCAGGAATTTGGATTGAGCATGGAGAACTAACTAAACCGGTACGGGGGATGGTAATAGCTGGAAATATTTTGGAGTTGCTGGAAACCGTTGATGCTGTGGGAAACGATTTGCGCTTTTTCATTGGTAAAGGGGCCCCTACGATCCGGGTAACAGGTTTAACCGTGAGCGGAAAGTAG
- the aroQ gene encoding type II 3-dehydroquinate dehydratase, whose protein sequence is MARILVLHGPNLNLLGEREEEIYGAVTLAEINRELARQGEAAGVEVDFFQSNHEGDLIDRIHAAKNSADLIIINPGALTHYSFALQDALRAVRLPVIEVHLSNIYTREPWRHQSVIAPVARGLICGFGPFSYTLAFQAACRLLFTSR, encoded by the coding sequence ATGGCGCGGATCCTGGTGTTGCATGGTCCCAACCTAAATTTGCTGGGAGAACGGGAAGAGGAAATTTACGGCGCTGTTACCCTGGCGGAAATCAACCGGGAGCTGGCGCGGCAGGGAGAAGCCGCAGGGGTGGAGGTTGATTTTTTTCAGTCGAATCACGAAGGGGACCTGATCGATCGGATTCATGCCGCGAAAAACTCCGCGGACTTGATTATTATTAACCCAGGCGCGCTTACTCATTACAGCTTCGCCCTCCAGGACGCCCTCCGGGCGGTCCGGTTGCCGGTGATCGAGGTCCATTTAAGCAACATTTACACACGGGAGCCCTGGCGTCACCAGTCAGTGATTGCACCGGTTGCCCGGGGCCTGATCTGCGGATTTGGTCCCTTTAGCTACACCCTTGCTTTTCAGGCTGCCTGCCGGCTGCTGTTCACTTCAAGGTAG
- a CDS encoding Xaa-Pro peptidase family protein yields MTEGAQQERLEKMRRLLATQDLEALFVTKPENRRYLSGFTGSAGVLLITVGNAVLLTDGRYEAQARQEALQWQVVIYKNSVFEVLPEICAEFRVHEIGFEQDHLTYQQFAKLQEHLPLISLRPVTGFIEKLRVIKDATEISLIQEAAVVTGAAFWYLLGVLNYGQSEQEIAGTMEFFMRRHGGGLPAFETIVAAGERGSFPHGVASQQQVRCGQMVVIDLGARYQGYAADLTRTICLGRVDPRQREVYEVVREAQARALAHLRPGVQAGEVDAAARGFLATLGYGEFFPHSLGHGVGLSVHEDPRLAPRQETVLEPGMVITVEPGVYLPGWGGVRIEDTVLVTQNGCEILTPVTKDLLVI; encoded by the coding sequence ATGACCGAGGGTGCTCAACAGGAAAGACTGGAAAAAATGCGCCGCCTCCTTGCAACGCAAGACTTAGAGGCGCTCTTCGTGACAAAACCGGAAAACAGGAGATACTTAAGCGGGTTCACAGGAAGTGCAGGGGTGCTTCTTATTACAGTCGGTAATGCGGTCCTCCTCACGGATGGGAGGTACGAGGCGCAGGCGCGCCAGGAAGCGCTCCAATGGCAAGTGGTAATTTATAAAAATTCTGTGTTTGAGGTCTTGCCGGAAATTTGCGCGGAATTCCGGGTGCACGAAATCGGCTTTGAGCAGGACCACCTTACATACCAGCAGTTTGCAAAGCTGCAGGAGCATCTTCCGCTGATCTCCCTGCGTCCCGTCACCGGTTTTATTGAGAAGTTACGCGTGATTAAAGATGCTACAGAAATCAGTTTGATTCAAGAGGCGGCGGTCGTCACCGGAGCTGCCTTCTGGTATCTTTTGGGCGTTCTTAACTACGGCCAATCCGAACAGGAAATCGCCGGAACGATGGAATTTTTTATGCGGCGCCACGGTGGAGGCCTTCCCGCTTTTGAAACGATTGTGGCGGCGGGGGAAAGGGGTTCCTTTCCGCACGGTGTTGCTTCGCAACAGCAGGTCAGGTGCGGTCAGATGGTCGTGATCGATCTTGGGGCGCGCTACCAGGGATATGCGGCAGATCTTACCCGGACGATCTGCCTGGGGCGGGTTGATCCCCGGCAGCGGGAGGTTTATGAGGTTGTCCGGGAAGCCCAGGCACGGGCGTTGGCTCACCTTCGCCCTGGGGTTCAGGCAGGGGAGGTAGACGCCGCGGCAAGGGGATTTCTCGCTACGCTGGGCTATGGGGAATTTTTTCCCCACTCCCTGGGCCACGGGGTGGGACTTTCGGTCCATGAGGACCCCAGGCTCGCCCCCCGGCAGGAAACAGTGCTAGAACCGGGAATGGTGATCACCGTCGAACCAGGTGTGTACTTGCCAGGTTGGGGGGGTGTACGGATCGAAGACACGGTCCTGGTAACTCAAAACGGTTGCGAAATCCTGACACCTGTAACGAAAGACCTGCTTGTTATTTAG
- the efp gene encoding elongation factor P: MISTNDFRTGLTIEVDGEVYSVVDFQHVKPGKGSAFVRSKLKNLRTGAVIERTFRAGEKVPRAHLERKEMQYLYREGDSFVFMDNETYDQISLSEDQLGDSVKYLKENSNIYLLIYAGNLIGSELPHAVELEVVATDPGIRGDTATGGTKPATLETGLVIQVPLFVEVGDVIRVDTRTGEYLERV; this comes from the coding sequence ATGATTTCGACAAATGATTTTCGGACTGGTTTAACCATTGAAGTTGATGGGGAAGTTTACAGTGTCGTGGATTTTCAGCATGTCAAACCTGGAAAAGGTTCGGCTTTTGTGCGCTCCAAGTTGAAGAATCTCCGGACGGGTGCAGTTATCGAGCGGACCTTCCGGGCGGGAGAAAAAGTCCCCCGCGCGCACCTGGAAAGAAAAGAGATGCAGTACCTTTACCGGGAAGGGGATTCCTTCGTCTTTATGGATAACGAGACATACGACCAGATCAGCCTCAGCGAGGACCAGTTAGGGGATAGTGTAAAATATTTAAAGGAGAACTCGAATATTTACTTGTTAATTTACGCCGGGAATTTGATCGGAAGCGAGCTTCCCCATGCGGTCGAATTAGAGGTTGTTGCCACCGACCCGGGAATCCGGGGGGACACGGCAACAGGGGGGACGAAACCTGCTACCCTGGAGACGGGCCTCGTGATCCAGGTACCCCTTTTCGTGGAAGTGGGTGATGTCATCCGGGTTGATACCAGAACGGGGGAATATCTAGAACGGGTCTAG
- a CDS encoding AraC family transcriptional regulator has translation MDDLRERIAYLQGLAEGLKLEEGKDEAKILKQIIDLLADLVDEVEELRVAQEDLEDYLECLDEELEEAEDEFEDDFEEESFQNEENGNALNCEEDIDYVEMECPKCHDIICFEADLVDDEDVVEVTCPNCNEVVFVNDGSMPLPPGLEKRREQKTAPFSEDENEDI, from the coding sequence GTGGATGATTTACGAGAAAGAATCGCCTATCTCCAGGGTCTGGCAGAAGGCCTGAAGCTTGAAGAAGGAAAAGATGAAGCGAAGATTCTCAAACAGATTATTGATCTCCTTGCAGATCTCGTGGATGAGGTGGAAGAGCTCCGCGTCGCCCAGGAGGATCTTGAAGATTACCTGGAGTGTCTTGATGAAGAACTGGAAGAAGCAGAAGACGAATTTGAAGATGATTTTGAAGAGGAATCTTTTCAAAATGAAGAAAATGGTAATGCCCTGAACTGTGAAGAAGATATAGATTATGTGGAGATGGAGTGCCCCAAGTGCCATGACATCATCTGTTTTGAGGCCGACCTTGTCGATGACGAGGATGTCGTGGAGGTAACCTGTCCCAATTGTAATGAAGTTGTTTTTGTAAACGACGGTTCCATGCCGCTCCCTCCGGGCCTGGAAAAAAGGAGGGAACAAAAAACAGCCCCTTTTTCAGAGGACGAGAACGAAGATATCTAG
- the spoIIIAA gene encoding stage III sporulation protein AA: MLCLPSPVQEILPYLAPSLGEILMQLPPSRVQGLEEIRIRKNRPLAVRLDRGEFFLNSKGGLVASASEAHHVSGEEIWKTVQLISQGSVYAFEEEFRKGYLTLPGGHRVGLTGKAVLEGGSIKTLSDLGSLNFRIARAVPGAADPLLPYVLNLKEERVFHTLIISPPRAGKTTILRDLIRHLSYGIPRLKFPGLNVGVVDERSELASCFAGVPQHDLGPRVDVLDHCPKAAGMMMLLRSMSPQVIATDEIGRLEDVTALWEMVHTGVSILATAHASCWEELEQRPYIQDLIARQIFQRYVFLSRRKGPGTIEGVWDELRSPLPGGRKRWEAECLSS, translated from the coding sequence GTGCTTTGTCTTCCGTCACCGGTGCAGGAAATCCTTCCATATCTTGCGCCCTCTCTCGGGGAGATTCTCATGCAGTTACCGCCGTCGCGGGTCCAGGGCCTTGAAGAAATCAGGATCCGGAAAAACCGTCCCCTGGCCGTCCGTCTTGATCGAGGAGAGTTCTTTTTGAATTCGAAGGGGGGCCTGGTTGCTTCGGCTTCAGAAGCTCATCACGTTTCCGGTGAGGAGATCTGGAAAACGGTCCAGTTGATCAGCCAGGGTTCGGTTTATGCCTTTGAAGAGGAGTTCCGAAAGGGGTATCTTACCTTACCGGGTGGGCACCGGGTCGGTCTAACAGGAAAGGCCGTGCTGGAAGGAGGCTCGATCAAAACCTTAAGCGACCTGGGCAGTTTAAATTTCCGGATCGCCCGCGCAGTTCCCGGTGCTGCCGATCCTCTTTTGCCCTATGTCTTGAACCTCAAAGAAGAACGGGTGTTTCACACCTTAATCATTTCTCCCCCCCGGGCGGGGAAGACAACCATTTTACGCGACCTGATCCGCCACTTAAGTTACGGCATCCCCCGTCTCAAATTCCCGGGGCTCAACGTAGGGGTAGTAGACGAGCGGAGCGAGCTTGCATCATGTTTTGCCGGAGTTCCCCAGCATGACCTCGGTCCCCGCGTGGACGTCCTAGACCACTGCCCCAAGGCGGCAGGGATGATGATGTTGTTGCGGTCGATGTCCCCCCAGGTAATAGCCACTGATGAGATCGGACGCCTTGAGGATGTAACCGCCCTTTGGGAGATGGTTCATACCGGTGTCAGTATCCTGGCAACGGCGCATGCCTCCTGCTGGGAAGAGCTGGAGCAGCGCCCCTACATTCAGGATTTAATTGCACGGCAAATTTTTCAGCGCTACGTTTTTTTAAGCAGGCGCAAAGGGCCAGGAACCATCGAAGGGGTTTGGGACGAACTGAGAAGCCCTCTTCCAGGCGGGCGAAAAAGGTGGGAGGCGGAATGTTTATCAAGCTGA
- a CDS encoding stage III sporulation protein AB → MFIKLIGAFLVISTAGLAGLQIASYYSLRPRQLRALQAALQMLDTEIMYGATPLPAALKKIGQAAEPPVSAIFLTAGELLGTPAGYTAAEVWSKSLLQEREKTVLSKEDLAILHAFGEGLGISDRQENIKILL, encoded by the coding sequence ATGTTTATCAAGCTGATCGGCGCTTTTCTCGTAATCAGTACGGCGGGTCTTGCCGGGCTTCAAATTGCCTCTTATTATTCGCTCCGCCCGCGCCAGTTGCGCGCCCTGCAGGCGGCTCTCCAAATGTTAGATACGGAGATTATGTACGGCGCAACTCCTCTTCCTGCAGCCTTGAAAAAGATTGGACAGGCAGCAGAACCTCCGGTCAGTGCGATTTTTCTTACTGCGGGCGAGTTGCTTGGAACCCCGGCAGGTTATACGGCAGCAGAGGTGTGGAGCAAGTCTCTCCTGCAGGAGCGGGAGAAAACCGTCTTGAGTAAGGAGGATCTGGCAATCCTGCATGCTTTTGGTGAAGGGTTGGGAATTTCCGACCGCCAGGAGAACATAAAAATATTACTTTAA
- the spoIIIAC gene encoding stage III sporulation protein AC produces the protein MNVDLIFKIAGIGILISVLHIILKQADKEEQAQMLTLAGVVVVLIMVVQMINQLYTMVRSVFRLF, from the coding sequence ATGAATGTGGACCTGATTTTTAAGATCGCTGGGATTGGCATCCTGATTTCGGTTCTTCATATTATTCTCAAGCAGGCAGATAAAGAGGAGCAGGCCCAGATGCTGACGCTGGCAGGTGTGGTTGTCGTTTTGATCATGGTAGTTCAGATGATTAACCAGCTCTACACCATGGTTCGCTCCGTTTTTCGCCTCTTTTAA
- the spoIIIAD gene encoding stage III sporulation protein AD, producing MEILQVVGLGLVVAVLAVLLREERPEIALLLALGFGIMIFIMILGKMGAVITVFRDLTRRAQIDELYLTTLLKILGIAYIAEFGAQICRDAGEGTIASKIEVAGKVLILILALPIFAAILEVIVRLLP from the coding sequence TTGGAAATATTGCAGGTCGTGGGTCTCGGTCTCGTCGTTGCCGTGCTTGCGGTGCTCTTGCGGGAGGAACGCCCCGAAATCGCCCTCCTCCTTGCGCTGGGATTCGGGATCATGATCTTTATTATGATTTTAGGGAAGATGGGGGCAGTCATCACCGTTTTTCGGGATCTCACCAGGCGCGCCCAGATTGATGAGTTGTACCTGACCACCCTTTTGAAAATCTTAGGAATTGCTTACATCGCGGAGTTTGGTGCTCAGATCTGCCGGGATGCGGGGGAGGGGACGATTGCAAGCAAGATCGAGGTGGCCGGAAAAGTCCTGATTTTAATCCTGGCTCTACCGATCTTCGCGGCAATTCTGGAGGTAATTGTCCGTCTGCTTCCTTGA
- the spoIIIAE gene encoding stage III sporulation protein AE yields MKNLRSFYHVLSFLLLFFLVSPCLSSAAAPPALPEPPALISEQFEKLHLDDLQGYLRQVDRELQNQLSEVSLSQVLASIRRGELDLNLTNLFGALLKFFFQAVLTHSVLLGKLLVLGTILAILEHLQGAFEQNAVARLAHGVGILSLLTVAISSFTVALNTGREAIGNMVGFMHALLPVLLTLMAALGNFSTVALMHPVILISLNVLGTLTRNFVFPLIFCAAVLGIVNHLSERFQVSRLAALFRDGSVVLLSLFLTIFIGILGIQGVAGAVTDGIGLRTAKFLTGAFVPVVGGILSDAVEAVVGCSLFLKNAVGILGALTLLFLCALPIVKILSAAFIYRLAAALMQPLGAQRLGECLQMLGNYLFLVFAAVTGVGLMFLVALTIIVGLGNMVVMLR; encoded by the coding sequence TTGAAGAATTTGCGAAGCTTTTATCACGTGTTGAGTTTCTTGCTCCTTTTTTTTCTTGTTTCTCCCTGCTTATCATCCGCCGCTGCCCCCCCGGCGTTACCGGAACCGCCTGCTCTTATTTCCGAGCAGTTTGAAAAGCTTCATTTAGATGATTTACAAGGCTACCTCCGGCAGGTTGATCGTGAACTTCAAAATCAACTTTCCGAAGTGAGTCTGAGTCAAGTCCTCGCTTCCATCCGCCGGGGAGAGCTGGACCTCAATCTTACAAATCTTTTCGGAGCTCTACTTAAATTTTTTTTCCAGGCGGTCCTAACTCATTCGGTACTTTTGGGAAAGCTTCTCGTTTTAGGAACGATTCTCGCCATCCTGGAGCACCTGCAGGGTGCGTTTGAGCAAAATGCGGTTGCCAGGCTGGCGCACGGCGTGGGGATTTTAAGCCTGCTCACGGTTGCGATCAGTTCGTTTACCGTTGCCCTTAATACAGGGCGGGAGGCGATTGGCAACATGGTTGGTTTTATGCACGCCCTCCTCCCCGTCTTATTAACTTTAATGGCAGCGCTGGGTAATTTTTCTACAGTTGCTCTTATGCACCCGGTTATTTTAATTTCCCTCAACGTTTTGGGGACCCTTACCCGCAATTTTGTTTTTCCCTTAATTTTTTGTGCGGCCGTGCTCGGTATCGTTAATCACCTTTCCGAGCGTTTTCAGGTTTCCCGGCTGGCCGCTCTTTTCCGCGACGGGAGCGTCGTCCTGCTCAGCCTGTTTTTGACTATTTTTATCGGGATTCTGGGAATACAGGGGGTGGCGGGAGCGGTTACCGACGGGATCGGCCTCCGAACGGCAAAATTTTTAACAGGTGCCTTTGTACCGGTGGTAGGGGGAATTTTATCCGATGCGGTAGAAGCGGTTGTGGGGTGCTCCCTTTTTTTGAAGAACGCGGTGGGCATTTTGGGTGCGCTTACCCTGCTCTTTCTCTGCGCCCTCCCGATCGTGAAGATCCTCTCAGCGGCCTTCATCTACAGACTGGCGGCAGCCCTGATGCAGCCTTTGGGTGCCCAACGGTTGGGGGAATGCCTCCAAATGCTGGGCAACTACCTCTTCCTCGTTTTTGCCGCAGTGACGGGAGTAGGACTGATGTTCCTCGTAGCGCTTACGATTATTGTGGGGTTAGGGAATATGGTTGTGATGCTGAGATAA
- a CDS encoding stage III sporulation protein AF, whose product METIRFIVRNLIFLVLLAAFLEMLLPLRDARKFVQVILGLFILAVILNPVVTFFQQTPLFNLDFSREARGKGEELRSILAQGETLQQATVEQARGAYVKRLEEQVVVMVRLVPGVGEAKARVELAPSSSLQALGTINKVYVTVKPGQEARGEGIATPVEEIRIGKEVQERDQSSQINRVYSYDKRELLSRVQETIASLFGLRSEQVIVKLEFPG is encoded by the coding sequence ATGGAAACGATCCGTTTTATCGTGAGAAACCTCATTTTTCTCGTCCTGCTCGCCGCCTTTTTGGAGATGTTGCTCCCTTTGAGGGACGCCCGGAAGTTCGTCCAGGTGATTCTGGGGCTTTTTATTCTTGCTGTAATTCTCAATCCTGTTGTTACTTTTTTCCAACAAACACCCCTCTTTAACCTTGATTTTTCCCGGGAAGCCCGGGGCAAGGGAGAAGAACTCCGCTCTATATTAGCGCAGGGGGAAACGCTGCAGCAGGCTACGGTTGAGCAGGCGCGTGGTGCCTACGTGAAGCGCCTTGAGGAACAGGTGGTGGTGATGGTCCGCCTTGTTCCCGGCGTGGGGGAAGCGAAGGCGAGAGTTGAACTTGCTCCCTCTTCCTCCCTGCAAGCCCTGGGCACGATTAACAAGGTGTACGTCACAGTTAAGCCCGGTCAGGAGGCAAGAGGCGAGGGGATCGCCACTCCTGTTGAAGAAATCCGGATCGGAAAGGAGGTGCAGGAGCGGGACCAAAGCTCGCAGATAAACCGGGTTTATTCGTATGACAAGAGGGAACTCCTTTCCCGTGTACAGGAAACTATAGCCTCCCTGTTTGGGTTGCGGTCTGAACAGGTGATTGTCAAATTAGAATTTCCAGGGTAG
- the spoIIIAG gene encoding stage III sporulation protein AG, whose amino-acid sequence MFNLKDDFVKWWEQAKGRKDWPGLGSPQLWRLLLLLGAGIFLLVYAGSWIHPQNTPARESSPPQKEEIVSEAGLAAAEKDLERRLEEILSAVAGAGQVQVTVTLAAGPEHVYAKNTSQEKRTIEEKDQAGGTRTTTEINEQGNLVLVQQVSGGKEEPVVIKATRPEIAGILVLAEGARNADLREKLVHAVVTVLAVPPHKVTVLPKESW is encoded by the coding sequence ATGTTTAATCTCAAGGATGATTTTGTGAAGTGGTGGGAGCAGGCGAAAGGGAGGAAGGATTGGCCCGGTTTGGGCTCTCCCCAGCTCTGGCGGCTTCTCCTCTTGCTAGGGGCAGGGATCTTTCTGCTGGTTTACGCGGGGTCCTGGATTCATCCCCAAAATACGCCCGCGCGGGAGTCTTCCCCTCCTCAAAAAGAGGAAATAGTATCGGAGGCGGGTTTGGCTGCGGCAGAGAAGGATTTGGAGAGGAGGCTCGAGGAGATCTTGAGTGCTGTCGCTGGGGCAGGGCAGGTCCAGGTTACCGTCACTCTGGCTGCCGGTCCCGAACATGTATATGCAAAAAATACTTCTCAAGAAAAAAGGACGATTGAGGAAAAAGACCAGGCAGGGGGGACCCGGACGACGACAGAGATTAATGAACAGGGGAACCTTGTGCTTGTTCAACAAGTAAGCGGCGGAAAAGAAGAGCCTGTGGTGATTAAGGCAACGCGCCCCGAAATTGCCGGGATTCTGGTTCTTGCTGAAGGAGCGAGGAACGCTGATTTGCGCGAAAAGCTGGTTCACGCGGTCGTAACGGTGCTTGCTGTTCCCCCCCATAAAGTAACGGTGCTTCCGAAGGAAAGCTGGTGA
- a CDS encoding SpoIIIAH-like family protein translates to MISVYFDRRKLLLGVILIFLLGGCWFLSQQARFRQKSAPSSPVEVEISRPREMPGQLAAGPTDLVKEEFFVECRLARDRIRSQQIELYQEVANNPASSGEVRDRALRELMKLTENMGKETELEKLIMARGFKDAVVLIQPKSATVIVQTRSLSTQEVNKITDLVAKTTELDPANITIIPKP, encoded by the coding sequence GTGATTTCTGTGTACTTTGATAGAAGAAAACTGTTACTGGGTGTAATCCTGATTTTTTTGCTGGGAGGTTGCTGGTTTCTCTCGCAGCAGGCAAGATTCCGTCAAAAATCCGCCCCGAGCTCTCCGGTTGAAGTGGAGATATCCCGGCCCCGGGAAATGCCGGGTCAGCTTGCCGCAGGTCCTACAGACCTCGTAAAAGAAGAATTTTTTGTGGAATGCCGCCTTGCCAGGGATCGCATCCGCAGTCAACAGATTGAGCTTTATCAAGAAGTTGCTAATAATCCCGCGTCAAGTGGTGAAGTGCGCGACCGGGCGCTGCGTGAATTAATGAAGCTTACCGAAAACATGGGAAAAGAAACAGAACTTGAAAAATTGATCATGGCGCGGGGGTTTAAAGACGCCGTTGTCCTGATCCAGCCTAAGTCTGCGACTGTGATTGTACAAACGCGTTCTCTTTCAACCCAGGAAGTAAATAAAATTACAGATCTTGTCGCGAAAACAACAGAACTCGATCCGGCAAATATTACAATCATCCCGAAACCATAA